ATGCGATCCAGGGTGCGTCCCAGATCACGCTCGTCCAGCAGTTGAGCCTTTACGACGTCCCCCGATTCCATACGGGCAATCTACGCACGGAAGTGCCGGTCGTACCCCCTCCCGCACCGTTGAACTTCCGTCAAGACCCCGCTGCTCAAGGGTCTGGTTGTCCGGCGGAACTCCCGTGGACGGCGTGCCTTCCATCGCCTCCTGAAAACCGGACTTCATGGCTGAAACCGATACTGTGCTGCGCTACCTGGACCCGGTCGTGGTGTCCCAGTTGCGCAACATGGAGATGCGGGCCCGTCTGATTGTAGAGGGCTTCATTACAGGACTGCACAAGAGCCCCTATCACGGGTTTTCGGTCGAGTTTGCTGAGCATCGACCCTACAATCCGGGCGATGAGCTTCGTCACGTCGACTGGAAAGTCTACGCCAAGACCGACCGGCACTACGTCAAGCAGTACGAGGAAGAGACCAACCTGCGCCACTACGTGGTGCTGGACACCTCCCCCTCCATGCGGTACCGCGGCTCGGCGGAACTGTCCAAACTGGAGTACGGAGCCTACCTCGCTTCCGCCCTGCACTACCTGATGGTAAAGCAGAAGGATGCCACTGGCCTGATCGGATTCGACGACAGGGTGCACACGCTGCGGCCGCCCCGATCCACCCAGGGCTATCTCCGCCAGTTGCTGACGACTCTGCACGAATTCACCCAGCTGGACAGTTCAGAGTCCCGGACCGGAGCAGCCACCGTGCTCAACGAGGTGGCTGAGAGGATTTCGCGCCGCTCGCTGGTGGTAGTCATCACCGACCTGTTCGAAAACGTCAGTCAGCACGAGGACCTGATGAAGGCCCTCCGCCATCTGCGCTACCGAGGTCACGAAGTCCTGGTGTTCCATGTTCTGGAAAGCGAGACCGAGCGCCGTTTCAGCTTTCCCGATGTGCCCATGCTCTTCAGGGACATGGAGACCGGCGAGGAAATGACCCTGCAGCCGGCACAGATCAAAGAGAACTATCGGGCCGCGGTCGAGGCCTTTTCGGAGCGGTTCCGCAATCGATGCCGCGAGCGCAACATTGATTTCGTTGAGCTCGATACGGCCCAACCCTACAACAAGGCGCTGCTTGCGTATCTGAACAAGCGCGGGCGCCTGGCCTGACGTCATGAAACAACTTCTTCCCCTGCTGACACTCCTGCTGGTGATGCCTGCGCAGGCGCAGGACGCTACCCCGGTGCCCGCCCCCGCCACGACGCCAACGGCAGACGATGCGCCGGACCTCGTGCGATCCTATCAAGAGACCATCTCTGCGTCCGACCTGGCCGCACACCTGTACTTCTTCGCCTCCGACCATTTCGAAGGACGGGAGACGGCTACGAGGGGACAGCGCATGGCGGCTGAGTACCTCGCGGCCCAGTACCGCAAAATGGGCATCACGCCAGCCGGGACAGCGGCGCCGGCCGAAACACCAGGACCCCAGGCATACCTGCAGCCATTTCCGCTTTATGGCCGACGCCAGTCGGGCTCGGAACTCACTGTGCCGGGCGGAAGAACCAGTGTGTTCTCCGCGGCCAACCGTGACGGCCACTCCGTACTCGTGTTCGGGGACACCCCTGAAACCACGGCAGGCGTTGTTTTCGGTGGCCATGGCATTGCGGACGCAGGCCTGGACTACGACGACTTTGCAGCCATGAAGGCAGCCGGTCTCGACTACTCGGACAAATGGTTGATGCTGCTTGCGGACGAACCCATGTCCGATGCCGAAACCAGCCTGATCACCGCAGACGGCACCCCATCACGCTGGTCCTCTTCCCCAAATGTCAAGCTGCGATATCTCTTTCAGTCGGGTTTGCCGAAGGGCGTGCTCCTTATTTCTGACTCCTCCCCGCGCAGTAACGAGGCGCTCATGGCCATCGCCGACGAACGGGCAGCGAGCCTCGGCGGTGTAGGGTCGCTGTCCCTGGAGGAACCCTCGGGCAGCGGGCGTCCCACGCCCCCCATCATGTTGATCTCCTCGGATCTGGCCAACTCGATCCTCGCTCCCTCGGGACGCACGGTGGCCGACATCCGTGACCGGATTGCCGCGGACCGGGCGCCAGTGGTGTTCGACCTTGGAGACGCGGAAGTCTCGGCGACCATCCAGACCGAGACCTACGAGACGTCTTCGGAGAACGTCGTTGCTTTTATCGAAGGATCGGACCCACAGCTTCGCCATGAGGTGGTGGTCGTGTCGTCTCACTACGACCACGTAGGCATGACCGGCCGGCCTGAAGGTGAGGACCAGGTGTTCAACGGTGCCGACGACGATGGCTCGGGCACCGTGGCCGTTCTGGAGATCGCCGAAGCATTCGAGAAGGCCCGTGCGGACGGCCACGGCCCACGGCGCTCCGTGGTATTTCTGAATGTGTCCGGTGAGGAGAAGGGACTGCTCGGAAGCCGGTATTACACGGACGCGGAGCCCATCTTTGACCTGGACAACACGGTGGCCAACCTCAACATCGACATGATCGGCCGTGTTGATCCCACCCACCCGGGCGACAGCGACCACTACGTCTACATTATCGGCTCCAACCTGATCTCGCAGGAACTGCACGACCTGAACGGTCGCATGAACACCCTGCTGGGGACCGATCTGGACCTGAACGAGCGGTTCAATTCCCGCAACGATCCGAACCAATTCTACCGGCGGTCCGACCACTGGAACTTCGGCAAGCACGAGATCCCGTTCATCTTCTTCTTTACCGGGACCCACGAAGACTACCACGGCCCAGGCGACGAGCCCCACAAGATTGAGTATGACCGGCTCGCGACGATCAGCCGACTGATTTTTGCCACGGCCTGGCAGGTGGCCAATCAGGATGCCCGGCCGGCCGTTTCCGGCACCGGGTTCAACTAGACGTGCGGGATCGCATTCAAACACGTGCCCGGGACCTGCTCCCGAACACAATCGCGGTGCGCCGGGACCTTCACCGCCATCCTGAACTGGCGTTCGAGGAGATTCGCACGTCCGGTCTCGTCGCAGAAACCCTCAAGAGCTTCGGCATCCCCGTGCGTCGTGGTCTTGCGCGGACGGGTGTAGTTGGATTCATCGACGGTGCACTGCCGGGACCCTCCCGCATGCTGCGCGCGGACATGGATGCGCTACCGATTCTCGAGGAAAACATCTTCGACTTTGTCTCCACCGTTCCCGGCAAAATGCATGCGTGTGGCCACGACGGGCACACGGCCATGCTGCTGACCGCCGCGCAGATCCTGCAGGAGCTGCGCGAGGAACTGCACGGTTCGGTGCGCCTGATCTTCCAGCCGGCCGAGGAGAAGGTGCCGGGGGGAGCCAAACCCATGATTGAGGACGGCTGCCTCGCTCCGCTGGAGGGACGTCCTTCGGTAGGCACGGCCTTCGGCCAGCACGTCAGGCCGGACCTTCCCTCCGGCACGATCGGGGTGCGGGCAGGCGCCTTCATGGCTGCCTCCGACGAGGTCTTCATCACCATCACGGGCCAGGGCGGGCACGCGGCTGAGCCACACCTGCTACGCTCTGATCCGGTGCACGCAGCCGCTCACGTGATCACCGCGTTGCAGTCTGTCATCAGCCGCAACCGTCCGCCGGACGTGCCTTCGGTGCTGTCCTTCTGCAAGGTAGATGCGGGCGATGCGCCCAACGTCATTCCCGACCGGGTCGTGCTGGGCGGCACCTTCCGATCCATGGATGACA
The sequence above is a segment of the Rhodothermales bacterium genome. Coding sequences within it:
- a CDS encoding amidohydrolase; translated protein: MRDRIQTRARDLLPNTIAVRRDLHRHPELAFEEIRTSGLVAETLKSFGIPVRRGLARTGVVGFIDGALPGPSRMLRADMDALPILEENIFDFVSTVPGKMHACGHDGHTAMLLTAAQILQELREELHGSVRLIFQPAEEKVPGGAKPMIEDGCLAPLEGRPSVGTAFGQHVRPDLPSGTIGVRAGAFMAASDEVFITITGQGGHAAEPHLLRSDPVHAAAHVITALQSVISRNRPPDVPSVLSFCKVDAGDAPNVIPDRVVLGGTFRSMDDTWRFRGHDLITRVAEHTAAAFGAKADVDIHVGYPTLVNDQVQATRVRRAAEEYVGPDHVVDLDRWYVAEDFAYYLREVPGCYYTLGIRNEPEGIVHGLHTPRMTVDEPALATGAGFLAYLAWHTGANPD
- a CDS encoding DUF58 domain-containing protein; translated protein: MAETDTVLRYLDPVVVSQLRNMEMRARLIVEGFITGLHKSPYHGFSVEFAEHRPYNPGDELRHVDWKVYAKTDRHYVKQYEEETNLRHYVVLDTSPSMRYRGSAELSKLEYGAYLASALHYLMVKQKDATGLIGFDDRVHTLRPPRSTQGYLRQLLTTLHEFTQLDSSESRTGAATVLNEVAERISRRSLVVVITDLFENVSQHEDLMKALRHLRYRGHEVLVFHVLESETERRFSFPDVPMLFRDMETGEEMTLQPAQIKENYRAAVEAFSERFRNRCRERNIDFVELDTAQPYNKALLAYLNKRGRLA
- a CDS encoding M28 family peptidase — translated: MKQLLPLLTLLLVMPAQAQDATPVPAPATTPTADDAPDLVRSYQETISASDLAAHLYFFASDHFEGRETATRGQRMAAEYLAAQYRKMGITPAGTAAPAETPGPQAYLQPFPLYGRRQSGSELTVPGGRTSVFSAANRDGHSVLVFGDTPETTAGVVFGGHGIADAGLDYDDFAAMKAAGLDYSDKWLMLLADEPMSDAETSLITADGTPSRWSSSPNVKLRYLFQSGLPKGVLLISDSSPRSNEALMAIADERAASLGGVGSLSLEEPSGSGRPTPPIMLISSDLANSILAPSGRTVADIRDRIAADRAPVVFDLGDAEVSATIQTETYETSSENVVAFIEGSDPQLRHEVVVVSSHYDHVGMTGRPEGEDQVFNGADDDGSGTVAVLEIAEAFEKARADGHGPRRSVVFLNVSGEEKGLLGSRYYTDAEPIFDLDNTVANLNIDMIGRVDPTHPGDSDHYVYIIGSNLISQELHDLNGRMNTLLGTDLDLNERFNSRNDPNQFYRRSDHWNFGKHEIPFIFFFTGTHEDYHGPGDEPHKIEYDRLATISRLIFATAWQVANQDARPAVSGTGFN